The following coding sequences lie in one Methylosinus sp. PW1 genomic window:
- the panE gene encoding 2-dehydropantoate 2-reductase produces the protein MRALVLGAGAVGGYYGGRLVEAGADVTFFVREARARLLAEHGLRIESALGGARLDVRTVCDPKTLAPFDLVILSCKAYDLDDALETIAGAVGPQTGVLPLLNGLVHLDRIAARFSRATVFGGVARISATLGGDGIVRHFGVLNRVDFGARDGGADARLEALRDFFARTPVDARLSGEIEQELWDKFVFLATLAGITTLMRASVGTVLATPAGETLILRLLAECEDIARAEGHAPAPEKFADFRAELTRPGSPLKASMLRDMERGGPTEGEHILGDMLARAQRAGVAAPVLEIAATNVRAYEASRASAG, from the coding sequence ATGCGTGCGCTCGTCCTCGGCGCGGGAGCCGTCGGCGGCTATTATGGCGGACGGCTCGTCGAGGCGGGCGCGGATGTGACTTTTTTCGTGCGCGAGGCGCGGGCGCGGCTCCTCGCCGAGCACGGGCTGCGGATCGAGAGCGCGCTCGGCGGCGCACGGCTCGATGTCAGAACGGTCTGTGATCCAAAGACGCTCGCGCCTTTCGATCTGGTGATCCTCTCCTGCAAGGCCTATGATCTCGACGATGCGCTGGAGACGATCGCCGGCGCCGTCGGACCGCAGACGGGCGTGCTGCCGCTGCTCAACGGGCTCGTCCATCTCGATCGCATCGCCGCGCGCTTTTCGCGGGCGACCGTCTTCGGCGGCGTGGCGCGCATCAGCGCGACGCTCGGCGGCGATGGAATCGTGCGGCATTTCGGCGTGCTGAACCGCGTGGATTTCGGCGCCCGCGACGGCGGCGCCGACGCCCGCCTCGAGGCGTTGCGCGACTTTTTCGCGCGGACGCCGGTCGATGCGCGGCTCTCCGGCGAGATAGAACAGGAGCTGTGGGACAAATTCGTGTTTCTGGCGACGCTCGCCGGAATTACCACGCTCATGCGCGCCAGCGTCGGGACCGTGCTGGCGACGCCCGCCGGCGAAACGCTGATCCTGCGCCTGCTCGCCGAATGCGAAGATATCGCGCGCGCCGAGGGCCATGCGCCGGCGCCGGAGAAATTCGCCGATTTCCGCGCCGAGCTGACGCGGCCGGGCTCGCCGCTCAAAGCCTCCATGCTGCGAGACATGGAGCGGGGCGGCCCGACCGAGGGCGAGCATATTCTCGGCGACATGCTGGCGCGAGCGC